Below is a window of Arabidopsis thaliana chromosome 2, partial sequence DNA.
ctcgttcCACACCGGTCCAGCCATGTCGATATGCATCCATTGCACCTTCTCACTCACAAACTGCCATACCACAGAAAATAGAGGATGGTTTAGTTACTTTCACCGACgaattttttgtcaaaaacatGTATGTATAGCCTCTAAAGGGACTTTGTTTTCACCTGTTTCAAGAAGAGAGCCGCGGTGATGGATCCTCCTGCCCGCCCGCCTGTGTTGACCATATCAGCCACTCCAGACTTCATCATCTCCCAATAGCTCTCTTCCAGTGGCATCCTCCACAGCTTCTCTCCACTCCTTTCTGATGCAGCAATCACTTCCTTTGCAAGCTCGTCGCTAGGTGTATAGATTCCTATCAAGTAATGAACACAGAATGATCATCATGAGCCAATTTTGGACTCAAAAACGACACAAAGATTGAGTTTTTCTGCAGGGTTTTTGAGCTGTGTACCTGCCATTGAAGTTCCAAGAGCAATAACACAGGCCCCGGTCAAAGTAGCGAGGTCAACAATCTGCAAGATATTTGACAATGTTTAACTGAAAGGATAAATTTAACAGAAACAAGCTCCTTTAGCTTCTCATATCAATAAAGTAATGCAATACCTTGTCGACGCCTTGGTTACAAGCATACACTAGAGCATCTGCGAGTGTTAGACGACCTTCAGCATCTGTGTTGTTGACCTACACACACCATCGCCAACAATTAGCATTTCATAGGAAAAACAGTAAAAGCTCAACTCTGAGGGGGAAAAAATCATCAGATACCTCAATGGTCTTTCCGTTTGAGGCAGTGATGACATCTCCAGGTCTCATTCCGGTTCCACTAATCATATTTTCACAGGCTGCAACGATGAAATGAACCTGGTTGTGGAAGACGAATCTGTTCAGTTCGGTTAACAAACTATAGCTTTCAAAAGAATCTGATGGGAGAAACTAACCTCAACACCAGGAGGCTTAATCTCACCAATAGCTTTCGCAGCGCCAAGAACAGCAGCTGAACCGCCCATGTCGAATTTCATGAGCTCAATTGAGCAGCCAGGTCCAGTCTTAATGTTGTAGCCACCACTGTGTACACAAGATATTCAAATCAACAACCactaaaataacaaagaaaagataCCAGCTCGTAACAGAGTAAAATTCAAAGCAATACAGAATGATTAGTTACCTGTCAAAGGTCAATCCTTTTCCAACAAGAGCAAGTTTGGTCTTAACAGAGCCATTCGGAGGTTTATAGACAAGGTGGATGAAGTGAGGAGGATTAGCCGACGCAGCAGCAACAGCTAGGTAAGAACCCATCTTCAACTCTTTGCATTGCTCTTCGTTCAAGATGTTTGCAGTGAAGACATCACTGTACGTAGAAGCCACCTTTGCTGCTTCCTCAGCTAGTACAGCTGAAACgatacaaaaatcaaagcagTTTAGGAAAACTCAGCGAACACCACACAAACAcgaaaatatttgatttcataAATGACAACAATTCATACCAGGAGTAAGCACATTGGCAGGAGAATTAATGAGCTCTCTCCCGAAAATTACACCGTAAGAAACATCTTCAGCATACTTCAGCTTCTTTTCTACCTCAGCCCCAGTTCCAAATCCAATAATATCAACAGCTTTCAAAGATGGTTTCTTTGATTCAGACTTATACCTACCATCTTCAAATAAACCAAGTACTATGCCtatccaaaaataaacaatgagACCCCAAATCAGTTCCAATTTCCAAAACAGTACTAAACAAGACTCGAACTTGTGTTATACTAATTGAAGTTACCTGAAGCTAAAGCTGATACAGAACTAAGCTTAGATTCATCAGAAACACTTGAAGCAAGCACAATAGCAGCACTAGTAGATTGAGAAGCTTTTGAAACTGTAGCTACAGCTTCACCAAGGCTATGAAAAGCCACCGGAGACGAAACAGACTGTCCAAGACCGATCAAAGCGATTCTCTTTGATCCTAAACCCGGAAGCCTGAGAACAGTCGATTGACCAGGTTTCCCAGTGAAATCTTCCTCGGAAGAGACTTGAGCTAAAAGTCCACTTAAGTGAGCATCGACCTTGCTCAAGATCGGATTCTCAAACTTTGAGTTACCGTCTTTGGCTAAGTCCTTCTCTGTCACACCAACTACGAGTATGTCTCCTTTCCATTCAATTACATCGATCTCCTTCGCAGTGAACGAGATCTGCATAATCGTCaccaaaagatcaaaacttcaaactcgaatcaatcaaaaaatcaaaactttgaactAAATCAAAACTGGATTCCatacaaaatcatttcaaaatcACAGTGAAGGAAACAAACCTTGTGAGGCTCAGTGGAGTTGGGTTGAGTGAGACCGAGAGTGTGAGCCATGGTTATTGCTATTGAAGAGAGGTGTTGTGTGATTGAACTCTGAAAAGGAAGACGAAAGAGTAAACAATGAAAAGTTAGGATTGGTCTTTCAAAGGCGTATATATAGAAGGAGAAGTTAGGTGTGATTTACACATGTGTGATGTGTGTTAGTGAGTAGCTCAATTAGGCTTGAACATTCGGACTTCGGATTGGATTTTATTACGATAATTcgggttttggatttgtagGGTAAaatagggttttggattttttagACATTCGGACTTTGAATCGGATTTTATTAGGGTAATTcgggttttggatttgtagGGTAAGAcatggttttggattttttagATAGGGAGATTTCGGAAGGTACTGAATATGTTTCGATCGGTTCGTTTTGGATTTATACGGGTTCGGAATGGTtctcgaaaaaaaaaaaatgcgaCCATAGAATCGAAATATGTTCTGATTCGATTTTTGAATCGAAAAACTCCAAAAACCTAAACGATGTATATAGAAAAACGCTCCAAATGATccttaaaatccaaaaatatgtgtatatattgttttgtgttttttgggtttacgtttggattttattttttggtataatGGTTGGGTTGTAGGTGTTTTTGAGTATCCGTTtgggtttcaatttttttttaatgttcgGATTTCAGATTTTACCAGTATATAACCGAAAATCGAAACATATAATTTAAGATCTGTTAGGATAATAACAACTTTttgatttggaaatttttttgGGCGAATTTCTTAAGAGAAGGTCGAAataataaaagacaaaattataGTAGAAGTTGTTATTTTCAGCAACCTTATCAAACATATCTCTATGAGATATGCAAAAGTTTTAGCTTCAGTCGTGTTGAAGTGTTCTAGGTGGAATGGTTTAAATGGGTGAAAGGGCATCGATCATGCTATCGAGCTAGTCACTTCTGACTCTGATTTTGGGCACTGTTTCGTCGATCGTTGGTCATTTTGTGCCGCCTTTGATATCTGATCAAGTATCCACAAATCCGTCCACACCAATATTTTGAAGGTAAACCCCATTTCCTAATATCAAAAATACTATTCGCCGTCCGGAACATTGACAAGTACACGGCGTACCAGTCAAACATGGAGCCTAATCAATTCaactattttttctattttgttttgtcgacAATGGTCTAATTGATACATGAGAAATTAGGCTGTATGaccataaaaatttaataattcaaTAACTAACTTAAAAAAAGTTGACTACATGATTATGTGTATAACATGTAATATATACTAATCTACCCATTTGTTCACATGTCATATGtatcttttgattctttttctgaattttgtcttctttttttcttttgtattttgaagtatgatcatttttaattgtgtttatgttaaaattttaataatattattgttactaataaaatttcacattatgacttttactattttaaaatcattttttattttattagttttttgttaataattaatattaatagaaataaatatttattaaatgaacattgtaattataatttagtgttaaaaaaaaaaaatggtgacaTGGCTTTGTTTGATTGGATGTTTACCATGATGATATGTACACATTAAGAGAACAGAAAACTCTtccataatatatattagttaataaCACTAAGAATGGTGAGAGTGATATTAACATGGACATGGTTCCATTTTCATAATGCGTTTTTTGAAAGACAATCGTTAcattttcaactctttttcaATGTTGGAAACCGCAAATTAATTACCAAATAGGCAAATAAATACTCGAACGAGTTTCATTAAAGATAATTAAAGCCAGttcttcatttctttcatATAAATCAGACAATAATCCCATGTTATTTTCATCACCCAGTTACAAACTTGAAAAAGAATCACACATcagaatattttaatttttcttttgttttgccataagaatatatatcatGACGATAAAGAATGTACTTTTTGTTCTAGTAACCATTTGTGTAGCAGTTTCTGTAAATGCTCAACTACAGCAATATCCGATTATTTTCTCAAACCCGCTTCCATTTCTGCGCTCGACTGGTATACTAAACCTACCAGAcgtaaaaaaatgtttctcGTCCGTGAGGAATGTTCCAGGATGCTTATTAGAGATCTCTCAAGCTTTTGGAGAGAAATTCGGTCACATGATGCCCGCTTGTTGTAAGGCTTTCATGGATAGCATAAAATGCATGCCAAATATTCTATACAGTGTACTTTTCCCTCCTAATTTGAAAGAACAATGTAATCAGGCAGGGATCCACTAATTTGAAAGAACAATGTTCTGAGGGATCCACGCCTAGTAAAGAGGTGGTAGTTGCCACCACttaaaaaacagtttttaatataactttactaaatataaataattgcCACCGTAACAATTTAACTCTTTCCATGAtcccatttttttaaaaataaaaatatttaagatgGCCAAAAGCTCACTTTActagtattttataaataaaagcgTAATTTGTAAACTAAATCTAACTTAACTAATTAAAACTAGGCTTGGGCGTTTAATCTGAAACCGATAATCCAAACCGGAAAATCGGATTAAAATCCGAATCGCATTCAATATCCATAGGTACCAGATTATACTTGATCCGATGCAATATTCGATATGTATCCGAATTTGTGTCTTTTGTTGTACCAGGGACATGTCCAAGTTTGAAAATGTAGCTAATAAGAAGCTTGAGGCTGGCTTGTTTTCACTATCTTCCAAAATTTTTTTACTACTTTCGATTGAATTCTgctacttttttaatttttaggaTGTTATGGTTTACCTTCGCTTTAAAACTTTGATATATTGGCATCGTTTTATGTCTCACTTTGGTTTCCCAACTCTATGGTTTGCTAAGGTTTCATGTTAGTTCAACTAGtcatttcagttttgttttgcgGTTTTCGGATTGTTTGGAttatgtttagattttttgtttaaatcagATATTGAATATCACATGCATACCGATTCAAAATCCGAAATATCCAAACCGAAGTCGAACCACattctataattatttttatagatattAATTAGAATCTATTTCCAAAAACTCGAAATCCGAAAACACCAAACCGAATTCGATTCGATAATCAAACGCCCAGACCTAAGTAAAACCCTACAACTTTtgaatccaattttttttgtcgttctttctttttcctcctAGTTTTTCTCCAGACGAGAACTCCCTGgtaagtttttgttctttgttcaATTATAACtgtttatttcaaattttaatcattgttttttcattaatcaTTCTAACTGTAGAAATCTAAGGacaagtttgtttcttcttattgtAGAGGTTTAGTTCTCGTGTGATTTGATGATACTTTACACATGTGCTAATAATGATTTTGTGTTTAGTTTTCCAAAATAACGTTGTTGCTTCATTTCGTTTGAATTTGTGTTGGATCCGACCCAAGCTCGACTCTTTTACTATTTAAGAGATGTTATGCCACATTTTAACCTAAGATTTAAGATAGGTTTATTTCGCTGAATTGTCTAAGAGTTTAGAAAGGCAATATAGACCTaagtttttactatttaagCAACGTTTGCTACATTGTCGGTGAAGATATCCCCCCCTCTAGCAAGTAGCAACATTAGTGAAATTGTTTTATGAATCCATGTATCTTTACGCAGTCACTACGTATGTTGTCTCATATCGATCGAAGTGCATGCTTTCAATATATTCATTAGTAAGTAGTCCCGATGGGAACAGTGAATTTGGTAGATTAGGGAGATTGTGATCTATGATGCTTAGGGTAGAAATATATGTTTCTAATTTGAATGCACTTAAAACTAGATTTGAATTTGctaaagatattaaaaattgttatttttgtgtgtcGAAGGTGTTTGATGCACAGTTTAGGCCAATCCTAATAGTGTTCATGATACTTGGTCAATGAGAATTGATGATTAAGGTGAGATTAGTGGACTAAAATGGACCTGTTGTTTTCATTGCCAATTGATTTCCTAATTTGCAAATGGAAGTTCAGATAAATTGGGTGTTTAATAGAGCAATTAAAACCATGGAAGTAATCTACCTTATTTAATTGTTTCACCCATGATCCATAGCTTATCTTATTTGCTAATCTggtttcattattttgtttaatcttaTTGTTTAGTAGTTTCCCACTTTTCCTTTCGAATTGAATGTCTCTTTATTTACTTGTTTACGCCATCTATCCACCTAGTTTAATTAGTATAACATACACTTAAGTGTGTTATAGTCTAATTCTTTGTGGATTCGATCACAATATTGTGCTACAAGTGACTTAACTGTACTCTTCCCGTTTTACaattcatatttaaaatttgacgGACCTATAGTCCACTCAATTTAGCTGGTATTGTAAATGTCTACAAAATGAAAGTCATGAATACATTTTCACTTCAAAGTacgttttttatttgtttgagaTGTCAAGCACATGTTTATTTCGTTGTTTTCCAAATAATATCTAGGAGAGGAAGGTTATCAACTATGATCTCTATCTTTCTAGTTTGTGGTCACGCATGAGTGACTTCACCGGTCATTTCATACCTTCGACTTTAACATATGACACTGTACACGTACCATGTTAAAAATGTGTGGATAGTAACCTTTTCTAGAAACCCccttatttgatttttgtatatcGAATGACAAATCCATGTGATGTGACCTAACCATAATAATACAATGCAAAACTAAAACGTGATTCGGCCAAAACTATGACAACCTAAAAAGCTAGagagtaatatatatagacatacaCCTGAAGAGTTACGTATAGcataataatacatttattCAATATGGCCACTCTCCTGCAAATAGGTTCAGGTGTGATTTATAGTAATGCCCTTAGGAAGACGCTTCGACGTCCTCAGTCTTCTACATGCATCATAGTGACCGAAACCACACCATGTAATAAGTCTCCCACAGTTCAGCGTCGTTCTGCGAACTATCAGCCTTCTCGTTGGGACCATCACCATCTCCTCTCGGTCGAAAATAAATTTGCGGTACGTAGATATCCCGTAAACACTCTAACTTTTTTACAGTGACGTAATGTTGAATACTATGTTGATaaattttttgtaatgttCCATATATTGCATACAGAAAGATAAAAGGGTacgagagagagatttgttgAAGGAAAAAGTGAGAAAGATGCTCAATGATGAGCAAAAGACTTATCTTGACCAATTGGAGTTCATTGACGATCTACAAAAACTCGGGGtttcttatcattttgaaGCGGAAATCGACAACATTTTAACATCTTCTTATAAAAAAGATAGAACAAACATCCAGGAGAGTGACCTACATGCCACCGCACTCGAGTTCCGACTTTTCAGGCAACATGGTTTCAATGTTTCAGAAGGTTATTATCTTAACCtaatataataattgtttatatatatatgttaaagtTTTCTCATCAATGTGGAAAGATAattgcttatatatatatgttaaagtCTTGCTGTCTAAAAAATATCTGGTCTTATATACTAGTGAATTTTGTATTACAGATGTATTCGATGTTTTCATGGAAAATTGTGGGAAGTTTGACCGTGATGATATATATGGTTTAATATCTCTTTACGAAGCATCATATCTTTCGACAAAATTGGATAAAAACCTGCAAATATTCATCAGACCTTTTGCTACACAACAACTCAGAGACTTTGTTGATACTCATAGTAATGAAGATTTTGGGTCGTGTGACATGGTGGAAATTGTGGTCCAAGCGTTGGATATGCCCTACTATTGGCAAATGAGAAGGCTATCCACCAGATGGTACATAGATGTGTAtggaaaaagacaaaattataAGAACCTTGTCGTCGTTGAATTTGCCAAGATTGATTTCAACATCGTACAAGCTATTCATCAAGAGGAACTCAAAAACGTTTCCAGGTAatattaaaatactaaaattcatATAACTACTTTTTAAGAtatcttaaatctattttaaactctttttataattatgaCATTATCAAGTACCTAAGTCATATATTAACTTATCAATATTGTTAGTCAGTTTGAGATGATAATTCATGAACTTCtgtataattttaattgaaaCTCGTACGTACGACACATATATATccatttttgtcaacaacatgCATTCTACCGAATATAAACATGGGTTTGTCGCGCAACACTCTTACAAATCACATTGTTAAGTTACATGGATTGGtcacacaaaaatatttattttcgaGATCTTGaataagtatatataagatattttacCTTCTTAAATTTTCCTCTTGCTATATATGTGGTGTGAAGCTGGTGGATGGAGACAGGTTTAGGTAAGCAACTCTACTTTGCAAGAGACAGAATAGTGGAGAATTATTTCTGGACGATTGGACAAATCCAAGAGCCTCAATACGGATACGTTCGACAAACAATGACGAAAATAAATGCACTCCTTACTACAATTGATGATATCTACGATATCTATGGCACTCTTGAAGAACTTCAGCTTTTCACTGTCGCGTTTGAAAAGTAAAGACCCATACACTCTTAATTTTCTACTTCAACTTGTTATTTcgtaatataattaattaaatatcaaataagatttattttttgtcaaaatatatcatagaaattaaaattactgATTGAattgtctatatatatgttgcaGCTGGGATATAAATCGTCTTGATGAACTCCCCGAGTACATGAggttgtgttttcttgttatatacAATGAAGTCAATAGCATTGCATGTGAGATTCTCAGAACTAAAAATATCAACGTGATCCCATTCCTCAAAAAATCTgtaagtgtatatatatactcttttcAACAAATACTTTTGGTGAATCTATTGTTCTTacaattatttacaaaaaaaagataaaaaaattgatgtaaaaaaaaaaaattcccttgacattttttattatttttaataatttatacatctcgttaataaatttattaaaacataaaaaccatTCTTACATAATTTCAACTATGGATACTTTACATAACTTAAACCATGGAAACTTGCATGTGTTGGTACCTAATgctaaattttcaattatctTAAATTTAGTGGACAGATGTATCCAAAGCGTATTTAGTAGAAGCAAAGTGGTACAAAAGTGGTCACaaaccaaatttggaagagtACATGCAAAATGCTCGGATTTCAATCTCGTCCCCAACGATATTTGTTCACTTCTACTGCGTATTCTCCGACCAGCTCTCTATTCAGGTCTTGGAGACTTTGTCCCAACACCAACAAAACGTCGTCCGATGCTCCTCCTCAGTGTTCCGTCTAGCCAACGACCTTGTAACCTCACCGGTAAACAATCTCTTCCaagtataaattttttttttcgctcaaatatattttaactaatattCAAATCATTTGTCAACGATCCCTTCCCTTCCTGTTTATACCTAACCGTctcttttaatcttttaaaccACCAATATAATTTTACAGCTTTgttaaaattagggtttacaCCATCCCTATTCTTTAGAATCGCATgtaaatattcatataaaatGTGAATGTACGTGTATATAGGATGAATTGGCGAGAGGAGACGTCTGCAAATCCATCCAATGTTACATGAGTGAAACTGGAGCATCAGAGGATAAGGCGCGTTCGCATGTTCGACAGATGATCAATGACTTGTGGGATGAAATGAATTATGAGAAAATGGCACATAGCTCTTCGATACTCCATCATGATTTTATGGAAACAGTGATAAATTTGGCACGCATGTCTCAATGCATGTATCAATATGGCGATGGCCATGGCTCTCCCGAAAAAGCCAAAATCGTTGATCGTGTCATGTCCTTACTCTTCAATCCGATTCCTTTAGATTGAACTTCATATTGATTACATTAAATATCATATGGTTTTTTGAATTCTAGGACATAGGGTTCcatgaaactatatatatttggtgtaattttataacaaaataatatatattatatgtttatgaaaCATCAACATTACAACTTTAACAAGAGCTGGTATATATGCATGAACAAATAATTTCAGGTAATAACTTTTAATAGATCTTACGAGATTGGGGACCCAAAGCCATAGTTCCACTATATATGTTGTTATACATGTGTCGACCACAGATAAACATGTTAATCACTTGACCATCGTAAATCGGTTGGCCTTGTAAACctctaaaataattaaaacatgttaaccactttacacttcaaagaaaaaaaactggaaTGACAcctaaacaatttttgtttcaaataataTGTAAGATGGTTATAACCTATGAtatctttttgtctttttctatttttggtgaCGCATGACTTCACGGATCATTGGCGTCTTCTTCGACAACATGTGATATCTTTCACTATCGTTCATCATGTCCACATGAAGTACGTCATTAGTAGATTCTTTTTATCTAGAGACAAATTAATTGTAACCAATTATAATAATACAATTAAGAAACGTTTTTTGCGGACAACGTAAGAAGCTTGtacaatattatatatagagacaaTTACATCTAGGGTAAGTGGTGTAATACTTTTGTTCAATGGCCACTTTACTGCAGATAGGTTCAGCTCTAATTTACAATAATGCACTTGCGAAGACTCTTCCAGGTCCTCAACCTTTCACATGCACCATAATGGCCAAAATGACACCTGGTGAGTCTCCCGTTGTTCCTCGTCGTTCCACAAACTATCAGCCTTCTCTTTGGGACCACCGCCCATCTcctttttatagaaaataaatatgtggtatatatatgtaagtaaTTAATACCTGTATAATATTAATCTATAATgaggtcatatatatattgagtaCTATATTGTTGATAGCTATATATGTTCAATACACAGCGttcaaaaagatgaaagtgTGTGagatcagagagagagagatttgttgAAGGAAAGGGTGAGAAAGATgctataagaagaagaattatcTCGACCAATTGGAGCTAATTGACGATCTACGTACATAAACTTGGGGTTCCCAAAAATAAGACAATACTAATAATACGATGTGGCCattggttttaacttttaatagAAAAGTATCTTTATTCGAATGCACATCTCAAAGCTTGGAAcgtttcatatttttcattcGACTTGTGGGAGCCATATATTGCTGGCCACATGACAGCATGATACGACATGTGATAACACTAAGATCACACAAACATTTGAGACTTAACCTTTACACAGATAAACACATGCATAACCAAATCATTGGCCTAAGGTGgggtcaaaactcaaaaggttTCACAAGCCATCGATCGTAGTATCTGAGAAATCTTCCccattaaattttttgaactGAGGGATCTGCaacgtaaaaaaaaaccagCTTAAAATTATGTTCTTATTTTATAACTCTAAATTATATTGTGTCTAAACGTTGTTAGGAGTGGGTTTCTTTAATGTTTTCACATGTAATACGTCTAAAGTCATTTGGATGCAAACATGAAAGTTGAAGATCAAATAATATGGAGAAATATCCTAGCATGGTACGTATTCAATGAGAAGATGCCAACCGTTGGATCAAATTAAAAGTTGGAAAATTATAGGGAAACAAGTGAGGTTTAATTTAGCTCTGGTTTGAGTTCTGTCAGACCAATGAACTAAATGCTAATGCTATAGTGTTATTGAAGAAGTTGATGCGaaattgagatttgttttgcaAAAGCTCGAGTTCAATTGTTGAATGAGCATATAAATAACTCCTGAGAAGGCAGCATCGATCAGTCCACCTATTGGATTGATCGTTTCACCTATTGGCTTTAACATTCCAACTATTGGATATATCATCCAGCAAGAGCATCATCAATCGATCCCTTGTAGAATTGATTGATCATTTTTCCTAAGGGTCGATTAATTGATATGATTGTTGTGTTTATAAGTATTCGTAAATTTCAATTCAGATTTATCAACAACATGAAATGAGATgacaagaaaagtaaaataataatcaacgATTTTACTCCTTTAATTCACCTATTATACAAAAAGTGATTTTTAGATAACatgcttttattttatgtGACTTTCTAATTTATCAAATGAAAGTAACAAGTGGTGTCACTTGTGTCACATAATTTTCACGAAATGTATGGTTTTCCTCTCTACCATATTTATTTACGTGAAGTCGTGAACATCTAATTTGtcaaaatagattaaaattttCGTCATATGAACTGATTACATGTTATTAATTAGTACGTACTCTAAA
It encodes the following:
- the TPS10 gene encoding terpene synthase 10 (terpene synthase 10 (TPS10); CONTAINS InterPro DOMAIN/s: Terpene synthase, metal-binding domain (InterPro:IPR005630), Terpenoid synthase (InterPro:IPR008949), Terpenoid cylases/protein prenyltransferase alpha-alpha toroid (InterPro:IPR008930), Terpene synthase-like (InterPro:IPR001906); BEST Arabidopsis thaliana protein match is: terpene synthase-like sequence-1,8-cineole (TAIR:AT3G25820.1); Has 1742 Blast hits to 1707 proteins in 176 species: Archae - 0; Bacteria - 0; Metazoa - 0; Fungi - 0; Plants - 1738; Viruses - 0; Other Eukaryotes - 4 (source: NCBI BLink).) — protein: MATLLQIGSGVIYSNALRKTLRRPQSSTCIIVTETTPCNKSPTVQRRSANYQPSRWDHHHLLSVENKFAKDKRVRERDLLKEKVRKMLNDEQKTYLDQLEFIDDLQKLGVSYHFEAEIDNILTSSYKKDRTNIQESDLHATALEFRLFRQHGFNVSEDVFDVFMENCGKFDRDDIYGLISLYEASYLSTKLDKNLQIFIRPFATQQLRDFVDTHSNEDFGSCDMVEIVVQALDMPYYWQMRRLSTRWYIDVYGKRQNYKNLVVVEFAKIDFNIVQAIHQEELKNVSSWWMETGLGKQLYFARDRIVENYFWTIGQIQEPQYGYVRQTMTKINALLTTIDDIYDIYGTLEELQLFTVAFENWDINRLDELPEYMRLCFLVIYNEVNSIACEILRTKNINVIPFLKKSWTDVSKAYLVEAKWYKSGHKPNLEEYMQNARISISSPTIFVHFYCVFSDQLSIQVLETLSQHQQNVVRCSSSVFRLANDLVTSPDELARGDVCKSIQCYMSETGASEDKARSHVRQMINDLWDEMNYEKMAHSSSILHHDFMETVINLARMSQCMYQYGDGHGSPEKAKIVDRVMSLLFNPIPLD